The Coffea arabica cultivar ET-39 chromosome 4e, Coffea Arabica ET-39 HiFi, whole genome shotgun sequence genome includes a window with the following:
- the LOC113740856 gene encoding uncharacterized protein, producing the protein MSNLKNSNRGKLPSQVIPNPKENASAMQLRSGKEVQSPRRAHAREEVPRKVEEEEQKQSSEISKKVDISPLFPSRFTKAKKEESEKEILDTFRKVEINIPLLDAIRQLPKYAKFLKGLCTNRNKLSLDDKVKVGENVSAMFQRKLPQKCKDPGMFTIPCIIGNQRIEKSMLDLGPSINVMPLSIFKVLNLGPLKETRVIIQLADRSNVYPEGLVEDVLVKVNEFIFPVDFYIVDMNDEYSTNLAVILLGRPFMSTARTKIDVHEGTLSVEFDEENVTFNIFDAMKHPMDTESVNFVGMTNTIVQENFEQNFMGDKLDFVLQQGKTNLKVDDIEEEEVKEAIMSLHSLHPLPGRFENSFLPLPTSNERILPSVQQAPNVELKELPEHLKYAYLGDNKTLPVIIANDLTALQAERLLRVLQEFKPAIGWTLADIKGINPSICMHHILLESDAKPVREHQRKLNPAIKEMVMKEILKLLELGIIFPISDSQWVSPVHAVPKKTGITLVKNEKNELAPMRLQNGWRMCIDFRKFFL; encoded by the coding sequence ATGAGCAACCTGAAAAATAGCAATAGAGGGAAATTACCATCTCAAGTAATTCCAAATCCCAAGGAGAATGCCAGTGCAATGCAATTACGGAGTGGCAAGGAGGTACAGTCTcctaggcgtgcccacgccagagaAGAAGTGCCCAGAAAGGTGGAAGAGGAAGAACAGAAACAATCCTCTGAAATCTCAAAGAAAGTTGACATTTCTCCTCTTTTTCCTAGCAGGTTTACAAAAGCTAAAAAGGAAGAATCTGAGAAAGAGATTTTGGACACCTTCAGGAAAGTGGAGATCAATATTCCTCTGCTGGATGCTATTAGGCAATTGCCTAAATATGCTAAATTTTTGAAGGGCTTATGCACTAATCGCAATAAATTGAGTCTGGATGACAAGGTGAAGGTGGGGGAGAATGTCTCAGCGATGTTTCAAAGGAAGTTGCCCCAGAAATGCAAagatccaggtatgtttactataCCATGCATAATTGGCAATCAAAGAATTGAAAAGAGCATGCTTGACTTAGGTCCTTCAATAAATGTCATGcctctttcaattttcaaagtttTGAATTTAGGACCCCTCAAAGAAACTAGGGTAATCATTCAACTAGCAGATAGGTCTAATGTCTACCCTGAGGGCCTAGTTGAAGATGTTCTAGTAAAGGTTAATGAATTCATTTTTCCTGTGGATTTTTACATTGTTGATATGAATGATGAATACTCTACTAATTTAGCAGTGATTCTTTTGGGTAGACCCTTCATGAGTACAGCAAGGACTAAAATAGATGTACATGAAGGAACTTTATCTGTGGAATTTGATGAAGAGAATGTCACTTTCAATATTTTTGATGCAATGAAGCATCCTATGGATACTGAGTCTGTAAATTTTGTTGGCATGACTAAcaccattgtgcaagagaattTTGAACAGAATTTCATGGGGGACAAGTTGGACTTTGTCTTACAACAAGGCAAGACCAATTTGAAAGTGGACGACATAGAGGAGGAAGAAGTCAAAGAAGCTATCATGTCCTTACATTCACTACATCCGCTTCCAGGCAGGtttgaaaattcttttctacCATTACCCACTTCTAATGAAAGAATTCTACCTTCTGTTCAACAGGCACCTAATGTGGAATTGAAGGAACTGCCCGAGCATTTGAAATATGCTTACTTGGGAGATAACAAGACTTTGCCTGTAATCATTGCCAATGATTTAACTGCGTTGCAAGCAGAGAGGCTCTTACGGGTCTTACAGGAATTTAAACCAGCAATTGGATGGACGTTAGCAGATATCAAAGGCATCAATCCATCCATTTGCATGCATCACATTCTTTTGGAATCGGACGCAAAACCCGTGAGAGAGCATCAACGCAAGCTCAATCCCGCAATAAAGGAGATGGTGATGAAAGAGATTCTCAAACTCTTAGAATTAGGAATTATTTTTCCTATCTCTGACAGCCAGTGGGTAAGTCCAGTCCATGCTGTTCCCAAGAAGACTGGAATCACattggtgaaaaatgaaaagaatgagtTAGCGCCAATGAGATTGCAAAATGGGTGGAGAATGTGCATTGACTTTAGGAAGTTTTTTCTCTGa
- the LOC113741372 gene encoding uncharacterized protein — translation MGLRAFHLVLFLLFCVAQVSSDLHSTVNEEEPAHISQAFHVFARGAERRLVQGIALRLSKYLNIGQHLPPAPAPAPAPHYAHLDCGGLCSHRCSLHSRPNVCLRACGTCCVRCKCVPPGTFGNRELCGKCYTDMTTHGNKTKCP, via the exons ATGGGACTACGTGCATTccatctagttttgtttctgcTTTTCTGCGTCGCTCAG GTTTCATCAGATCTTCATTCCACTGTCAATGAAGAAGAACCAGCACATATTAGCCAGGCATTTCAT GTGTTTGCCAGAGGTGCAGAGAGAAGACTGGTGCAAGGCATAG CCCTGAGGCTTTCAAAATATCTCAACATTGGGCAACATCTTCCTCCAGCTCCAGCTCCAGCTCCAGCTCCCCATTATGCTCACCTGGACTGTGGTGGATTGTGCAGCCATAGATGCAGCTTGCACTCTAGGCCAAATGTGTGCCTCAGGGCATGTGGGACTTGTTGTGTTAGGTGCAAATGTGTGCCACCAGGGACCTTTGGCAACAGGGAGCTGTGTGGAAAGTGTTACACTGACATGACTACCCACGGCAACAAGACCAAATGCCCCTAG